A part of Myxococcales bacterium genomic DNA contains:
- a CDS encoding TIGR00153 family protein, translated as MLWNLISKNPFASLKQHMEKTQLCVLKVKEIFEALFDGNKDRVKQLAKEISVLEHDCDRIKQDLRMRVAKSIIMPIERRDLLQVLANMDSVADSAEDVGVLLTMRWMIMPDALQKNFGSFLNKTIEVVDESAQVVFSLDRLLEAGFSGPDGEEVLNRISHIDRLEHEADKAQDQLGKRLFELENELSPAALIMWIKIIERVGKLSDSCERMMSHIRLMIETK; from the coding sequence ATGTTGTGGAATCTGATTAGTAAAAATCCCTTTGCTTCATTAAAGCAGCATATGGAAAAGACTCAATTATGCGTTTTGAAAGTTAAAGAAATTTTTGAGGCTTTATTTGACGGCAATAAAGATAGAGTTAAGCAGCTCGCCAAAGAAATAAGTGTGCTGGAGCATGACTGCGATCGTATAAAACAAGACTTACGCATGAGAGTGGCGAAAAGTATAATTATGCCCATCGAACGGCGTGATTTACTCCAAGTGCTCGCTAATATGGACTCTGTTGCTGATAGTGCTGAAGACGTGGGTGTTTTATTAACCATGCGTTGGATGATAATGCCTGATGCTTTGCAGAAAAATTTTGGGAGTTTTTTAAATAAAACCATTGAAGTAGTCGATGAATCTGCCCAAGTTGTTTTTTCTCTGGATAGGCTTTTAGAAGCAGGTTTCTCTGGCCCTGATGGCGAGGAGGTGCTCAATCGTATTAGCCATATTGACAGGCTTGAGCACGAAGCTGACAAAGCGCAAGATCAATTGGGTAAACGATTATTTGAGCTGGAAAATGAATTGAGCCCTGCAGCCCTTATAATGTGGATAAAAATTATTGAGCGTGTTGGTAAGCTTTCTGATAGTTGTGAGCGAATGATGAGTCATATTCGGCTTATGATAGAAACAAAATAA
- a CDS encoding inorganic phosphate transporter, with translation MEPVLILVVIAVIAGFYLAFNIGANDVANTMGTSVGSQAMSIKQAIVLAAICEFLGALLIGDEVSRTIKQGFVSPTIFAADPYGFALGMTGAILATSLWLQFATFRGLPVSTTHSIVGAVLGFAIMRGGWGEINFSQLGAIFSSWLISPILGGIIAFLCLRFILRFIIDSNDPIGRSKKIVPFMIGSAVIILSSAFTPKLIKKVLDNYVGVWGIIASILLGLLVAFIFHILIEKISPSSNRRDELLILTEKIFAKMQFVTACFLAFAHGSNDVANAIGPASAVISALVDNSVNKETHVPLWLLLVGGVGIVIGLAIFGRKVIQTVGKNITEITPTRGFAAEFSAALTILLGTILGLPLSTTHVLVGAVIGVGFARGIGGIDVLVIKRIARSWIVTMPVTAVISMIFCFFLQRI, from the coding sequence GTGGAACCTGTTTTGATTCTTGTCGTCATTGCCGTCATTGCGGGATTTTATTTGGCTTTTAACATCGGTGCCAATGATGTTGCAAATACAATGGGTACCTCTGTTGGTAGCCAAGCAATGTCGATCAAACAGGCGATTGTCCTGGCAGCTATCTGTGAATTCCTAGGAGCATTGCTTATTGGCGACGAAGTCAGTCGCACCATCAAGCAAGGCTTTGTAAGTCCCACAATTTTTGCTGCTGACCCTTATGGGTTTGCGTTAGGAATGACCGGCGCAATATTGGCAACTTCTCTATGGTTGCAGTTTGCAACTTTTCGTGGCTTACCCGTATCTACCACTCATAGTATTGTAGGCGCGGTTTTGGGTTTTGCCATTATGCGCGGAGGATGGGGAGAGATTAATTTTTCTCAACTTGGAGCCATTTTTTCTAGTTGGTTGATATCCCCAATTTTGGGGGGAATAATAGCATTTTTATGTTTACGATTTATATTGAGATTTATCATCGATAGCAATGATCCTATTGGGCGCTCGAAAAAAATTGTTCCTTTTATGATCGGAAGCGCTGTTATTATTTTAAGCAGTGCTTTTACTCCCAAGCTTATCAAAAAGGTATTAGATAATTATGTGGGAGTATGGGGAATAATAGCGTCAATTTTATTGGGTCTACTGGTCGCGTTTATTTTTCATATTCTGATCGAGAAAATATCTCCTTCTTCTAATCGGCGTGATGAATTATTAATTCTCACCGAAAAAATATTTGCCAAAATGCAGTTTGTTACAGCTTGCTTTTTGGCTTTTGCTCATGGCAGCAATGATGTAGCCAACGCCATCGGTCCAGCATCGGCGGTTATTTCAGCTTTAGTGGACAATAGTGTTAACAAAGAGACTCATGTGCCTTTGTGGCTGTTGTTGGTAGGTGGGGTAGGTATTGTCATTGGACTTGCAATTTTTGGACGAAAAGTCATTCAAACTGTTGGAAAAAATATAACAGAAATTACTCCTACACGAGGTTTTGCAGCAGAATTTTCTGCAGCCCTTACGATTTTATTAGGTACAATCTTAGGTCTTCCTTTGTCTACAACCCATGTGTTAGTGGGAGCAGTTATTGGGGTGGGTTTTGCTCGAGGCATTGGCGGTATTGATGTTTTGGTTATAAAGAGAATAGCCAGATCATGGATTGTGACGATGCCGGTTACCGCGGTAATTTCCATGATCTTTTGCTTTTTTCTACAAAGAATTTAA
- a CDS encoding C40 family peptidase translates to MKFYPFSFFLLSLVIHAAEFDYKPTLMFVGPMERLLCTEKTPSILPADLYYSEAHHRGYQISQMLFGSEFSFQFQTNSAFGFWIKGNNFIGFVKEKPNFIFIDEDLIGRDRACVSVKLADIYRVGGDQVQQIPMGAVFHVDNYQDTDGYLQIVGTNFIISSDDVVFVKDAKKRNAKEKCRIMLSQARKLLELPFQWGGNSALEGSGFDCSGLIYAAVMVADCDRANEIGRSVGCWYNKTQQFDPHKENLVPGDLILFSTVSKHGIIPCHVAIYSGEDNFIESSPVEKKIIEHSFFDTFAIDLATIIFSHNHEIDYQGDMFRMSFHKIWLH, encoded by the coding sequence GTGAAATTTTACCCTTTTAGTTTCTTTTTATTGAGCCTTGTAATTCATGCTGCAGAGTTTGATTACAAGCCAACACTAATGTTTGTCGGACCTATGGAGAGATTATTGTGTACAGAAAAAACTCCAAGCATACTGCCTGCAGATCTTTATTACTCAGAAGCACACCATAGAGGCTATCAAATAAGTCAAATGCTCTTTGGCTCTGAATTTTCTTTTCAGTTCCAAACGAACAGTGCTTTTGGGTTTTGGATCAAAGGAAATAATTTCATTGGATTTGTTAAAGAAAAACCAAATTTTATTTTTATAGACGAAGATTTAATTGGCCGAGATAGAGCATGTGTTTCAGTGAAGCTCGCCGATATCTACCGTGTGGGTGGCGATCAAGTTCAACAAATTCCAATGGGGGCGGTTTTTCATGTAGATAACTATCAAGATACCGATGGATATCTTCAAATAGTTGGAACTAATTTTATTATCAGCAGTGATGATGTTGTTTTTGTTAAAGATGCAAAAAAAAGAAATGCTAAAGAAAAATGCCGAATAATGCTATCTCAGGCAAGAAAATTGTTGGAGCTTCCCTTTCAATGGGGTGGTAATTCTGCACTGGAAGGGAGTGGCTTTGATTGTTCGGGATTAATCTATGCTGCAGTCATGGTGGCTGATTGTGATCGAGCAAATGAAATAGGCAGGTCTGTCGGGTGCTGGTACAATAAAACTCAGCAATTTGATCCGCACAAAGAAAATCTAGTGCCAGGAGATTTAATTTTATTTTCTACTGTCAGTAAACACGGCATTATTCCTTGTCATGTAGCTATCTACAGTGGTGAAGATAATTTTATTGAGTCGAGTCCCGTGGAAAAAAAGATTATTGAGCATAGTTTCTTTGATACTTTTGCTATTGATTTAGCAACTATAATTTTTTCGCACAATCATGAGATAGATTATCAGGGTGATATGTTCAGGATGTCGTTTCATAAAATTTGGCTTCATTAA
- a CDS encoding DUF5110 domain-containing protein — MIILFSSYFLYFLSFSSVALVTNKIFDFHWQGGTRWLKAACIGNGQLHFETFESRGDSPNFERSDADSPIFMSPMLIAAQSCEIMVSNDHEEKYVENDRIKVFIDDDLRCVTIFDKVLQKKTSKICTEKLNEDVKTVFIEKIGMKNAYGVGNLFYSDETNGDWTYRHWDASVRGHGNFRFGHNLGDNFYEGGPSVSQFPMLYLLGEGKENIGLLFDTRTKIGWDFYDRAFEEKNSDSIGWHAYLWDEKIRFIVMGGSDVVELKKIFHELTGYAPVPPKSVFGYWTSEFGYNNWKEIDDELKGLWENNFPIDGIALDLQWFGGSFSEPSSHHMGSLQFHEGSPINGDINSGSFPNPKQNIQRLFNTYGVVVMPIEESYVDGVSDDFLALSNPNERKEKTGFNKFPFENYKDSYLARINQYKNQHGIPFISTWLTTDFRRAGEVGHQVWWGGGGMLDWTHPHARSYWHQLKRHHNARLGIFNFWLDLGEPEMYYAHSYYQGFSDGKNTHPFVHNLYNLLWAQGIFEGFKANQMEMTHALNELRGTDFQFPPRVFTLSRAGTIGSHRYGGMWSGDTFSNFENLRAQANTQMNMSMLGMDYYSSDTGGFFRGDRSYRPQDAFDRSIVTKWAAYSSLVENPMRTHAWALGEDWFNDDGLCKNQSYSLNNRGEVLSNLRNVQRRYELIPYVYSLAHQAHLNGLPIYPPMFFYYQDDLRFRRMANQKMIGEFLLLKMAEDYAQDSSIIELPAGEWFDYESHEHYFGGGRIGPIVFTKQDRRTGQNIFSLPVFAKKGAIIPKMYVDDATMNVYGKRRDNTVRNELIVRIYPSDLASTFTLMEDDGLSTAYLHKNKFGDNNFVRKTQITQHDTEEGVLISIEAAQGGHHYAVDVRKNKLELVKNNAHVQSVELNNNACQELIYESDFPDALQKNLCAFTQQSNLTLIESNELSVFTKKNFKLRYSDD, encoded by the coding sequence GTGATCATATTATTTAGCTCTTACTTTCTCTACTTCCTAAGTTTTTCTTCTGTTGCTTTAGTTACAAACAAAATATTCGACTTTCATTGGCAAGGTGGAACTCGTTGGCTGAAAGCTGCTTGTATCGGCAATGGGCAGTTACATTTCGAAACCTTTGAATCGCGCGGTGACTCTCCTAATTTTGAAAGATCTGATGCAGACTCTCCAATCTTTATGAGCCCAATGCTTATCGCTGCTCAATCATGTGAGATCATGGTTAGCAACGATCATGAGGAAAAATATGTTGAAAATGATAGAATAAAAGTCTTCATTGATGATGACCTTCGATGTGTGACAATTTTTGATAAAGTTCTTCAAAAAAAAACCAGCAAAATTTGCACTGAAAAACTTAATGAAGACGTAAAAACAGTGTTTATAGAAAAAATAGGCATGAAAAATGCTTATGGAGTGGGCAATCTATTCTACAGTGATGAGACAAATGGCGATTGGACATATCGGCATTGGGACGCCAGTGTACGAGGGCATGGCAATTTTCGATTTGGCCATAATCTAGGTGATAATTTTTATGAGGGTGGTCCAAGCGTTTCTCAGTTTCCCATGCTTTATTTGCTTGGAGAGGGTAAAGAGAATATTGGGCTCCTCTTCGATACCCGAACAAAAATTGGTTGGGATTTTTATGATCGAGCCTTCGAAGAAAAAAATTCAGATTCCATCGGATGGCATGCTTATTTGTGGGATGAAAAAATCAGATTTATTGTCATGGGTGGAAGTGACGTCGTAGAGCTTAAAAAAATTTTTCATGAACTTACAGGATATGCCCCTGTTCCTCCTAAAAGCGTGTTCGGATATTGGACATCAGAATTTGGTTACAACAATTGGAAGGAAATAGATGACGAGCTTAAAGGGCTTTGGGAAAACAATTTTCCGATCGATGGTATTGCGTTAGATCTACAATGGTTCGGTGGAAGTTTTTCTGAGCCAAGCAGCCATCATATGGGTTCTTTACAATTTCATGAAGGCAGCCCCATTAATGGTGATATCAACAGTGGAAGCTTTCCTAATCCCAAACAAAATATTCAGCGCCTGTTTAACACCTATGGGGTTGTAGTGATGCCTATTGAAGAATCTTATGTCGATGGTGTAAGCGACGATTTTCTTGCCTTGTCTAATCCTAATGAAAGAAAAGAAAAAACAGGTTTTAATAAATTTCCATTCGAAAACTATAAAGATTCATATTTAGCCAGAATAAATCAGTATAAAAATCAGCATGGTATTCCTTTCATAAGCACTTGGCTCACGACAGATTTTCGCAGGGCCGGGGAGGTTGGGCACCAGGTTTGGTGGGGAGGCGGTGGTATGCTCGATTGGACTCATCCCCACGCTCGCAGCTATTGGCATCAGCTCAAGCGGCACCACAATGCTCGTTTAGGAATTTTTAATTTTTGGCTCGATTTAGGAGAGCCTGAAATGTATTACGCACACTCGTATTATCAAGGATTTAGTGATGGAAAAAATACTCATCCCTTTGTCCACAACCTCTACAATCTTTTATGGGCTCAAGGAATTTTTGAAGGCTTTAAGGCCAATCAAATGGAAATGACGCATGCTTTAAATGAACTTCGTGGTACTGATTTTCAATTTCCTCCTCGAGTTTTTACTCTATCAAGAGCAGGTACTATAGGGAGTCATCGCTATGGTGGTATGTGGTCAGGTGATACCTTTAGTAATTTTGAAAACCTACGCGCTCAAGCTAACACACAAATGAACATGAGCATGCTAGGAATGGATTATTACAGCTCGGATACAGGTGGTTTTTTTAGAGGAGATCGCAGCTATCGTCCACAAGATGCTTTTGATCGTAGTATTGTTACCAAATGGGCAGCCTATTCTTCTTTAGTGGAAAATCCTATGCGTACCCATGCTTGGGCGCTTGGAGAAGACTGGTTTAATGATGATGGATTATGCAAAAACCAAAGCTATTCTTTGAACAATCGAGGTGAAGTATTAAGCAATCTTAGGAATGTTCAGCGCAGATACGAATTAATTCCTTATGTCTATTCGCTTGCCCATCAAGCTCATCTCAACGGTTTACCAATTTATCCTCCTATGTTTTTTTACTACCAAGATGATTTACGATTTAGGCGTATGGCAAATCAAAAAATGATTGGCGAGTTTTTACTATTAAAGATGGCTGAAGACTATGCTCAGGATAGTTCTATCATCGAGCTTCCAGCCGGTGAGTGGTTTGATTATGAAAGCCATGAACATTATTTTGGTGGTGGTCGCATTGGACCAATAGTTTTTACAAAGCAGGATAGGCGCACAGGCCAAAATATTTTTTCACTGCCAGTATTTGCCAAAAAAGGTGCCATTATTCCAAAAATGTATGTGGATGATGCCACCATGAATGTTTACGGTAAACGACGAGATAATACTGTCAGGAATGAGCTTATTGTTCGCATATACCCCTCTGATCTAGCTTCAACTTTTACTTTGATGGAAGATGATGGATTGAGCACAGCTTATCTTCATAAAAATAAGTTTGGCGATAATAACTTTGTACGAAAAACCCAGATTACTCAGCATGACACTGAAGAAGGAGTATTGATTAGCATTGAAGCTGCTCAGGGCGGCCACCACTATGCTGTTGATGTACGCAAAAATAAATTAGAGCTGGTAAAAAATAATGCCCACGTACAATCTGTAGAACTCAATAATAATGCTTGCCAAGAGCTTATTTATGAGAGCGACTTTCCCGATGCTCTTCAAAAAAATCTCTGCGCATTCACACAACAGTCAAATTTGACTTTGATTGAAAGCAATGAACTCTCGGTTTTCACGAAAAAAAATTTTAAGCTGCGATACAGCGATGATTAA
- a CDS encoding ankyrin repeat domain-containing protein: MNLKKYVFAIMFAFTSFGQANPIHDLIKRYHVIDNNNLLEIEERLAQNPNAVHEKNSCGEYLLHCAAKEGHEDIVILLINKGAEVDRTNDTGETALMNAAEKGHRAIVKFLLKKGAEVNAKDSLDMTAILCAVWNNHVAVAKILIENNALIDVISKTSTTPLFSVVINDCGEMVKLFIDNGGDINRKYHDGNTLLHQAARCRNTKAVKNMIKYGAHVYEKNNKGETPLCRAVMENIPMNVEQFVNYGVKNKCLCVSDRLLIYKCIKNLSKKYTRMLEKWNKYGKIFEQLEKPLEELSIIEWKTYFTACIGCF; this comes from the coding sequence ATGAATCTAAAAAAATATGTATTTGCAATTATGTTTGCTTTCACAAGCTTTGGTCAGGCGAACCCGATTCATGATCTTATTAAGCGATATCATGTAATAGACAATAATAATTTATTAGAAATTGAAGAGCGCCTAGCTCAAAATCCTAATGCAGTTCATGAAAAAAATTCATGTGGCGAGTACTTGCTTCACTGTGCAGCTAAAGAAGGACATGAAGATATCGTAATATTACTTATTAACAAAGGTGCAGAGGTAGATAGAACAAATGATACAGGAGAAACAGCGCTTATGAACGCAGCAGAAAAAGGTCATAGAGCAATTGTAAAATTTTTGCTCAAAAAAGGTGCAGAAGTAAATGCTAAAGATTCGCTCGATATGACGGCAATTTTATGCGCAGTATGGAATAACCATGTCGCGGTCGCAAAAATTCTTATTGAGAATAATGCTTTGATTGATGTGATAAGTAAAACATCTACTACACCCTTGTTTAGCGTAGTGATTAATGATTGTGGCGAAATGGTAAAGTTATTTATTGATAACGGAGGTGACATTAATAGAAAATATCATGATGGCAATACATTACTTCATCAGGCAGCTCGGTGTAGAAATACAAAAGCTGTCAAAAATATGATCAAATACGGTGCTCATGTGTACGAGAAAAACAATAAAGGGGAAACTCCTCTTTGCAGGGCAGTAATGGAAAATATTCCTATGAATGTAGAACAGTTTGTTAACTATGGTGTTAAAAATAAATGTCTATGCGTTAGTGATAGATTGTTGATATATAAATGCATTAAAAATTTGTCAAAAAAATACACTAGAATGCTTGAGAAGTGGAATAAATATGGCAAAATTTTTGAGCAGCTTGAAAAGCCACTTGAAGAATTAAGTATTATTGAGTGGAAGACTTATTTCACGGCATGTATTGGTTGTTTTTAG
- the hemA gene encoding 5-aminolevulinate synthase — protein MDFNNFFSNSLQQLKQDGAYRTFAQLARMRGQFPSAHLQEQQQSKKITIWCSNDYLGMGQHPAVLQAMHEALDELGAGAGGTRNISGTTRAHVELEREIAELHHKEAALVFSSGYVANQATLQTLGSKIPNALILSDEHNHASMIQGIKHSRAAYKIFRHNDVDHLEELLKNADAKAAKIIAFESVYSMSGSIAPIRHICDLAKKYQALTYLDEVHAVGMYGFQGGGVAQEMGIAEKIDVIQGTLGKAFGLMGGYIAARHELIDFIRSFASGFIFTTSLPPCIAKGASASIKIIKEEAGKLREQHQVRVHHFRESLRKLEVPFVDNPSHIVPVIVGDAKKCKNITDRLLKEFSIYVQPINYPTVRKGTERMRFTPTAVHTHGMIEECAQALATIWHELGLPRARKSQFTTPNKEGYCLVN, from the coding sequence ATGGATTTCAATAATTTCTTTAGCAATTCATTACAACAACTTAAGCAAGATGGAGCCTACCGCACTTTTGCCCAACTTGCACGAATGAGAGGACAATTCCCAAGTGCGCATTTACAAGAGCAGCAGCAGTCAAAAAAAATAACTATTTGGTGCAGCAATGATTATTTAGGCATGGGCCAACATCCTGCAGTGCTTCAGGCTATGCATGAGGCTCTTGATGAATTAGGAGCAGGTGCTGGTGGCACAAGAAATATTTCAGGAACAACTCGTGCCCATGTTGAACTTGAACGTGAAATAGCTGAGTTACATCACAAAGAAGCAGCCTTAGTGTTTAGTTCTGGTTATGTGGCTAATCAAGCGACACTGCAAACATTAGGGAGCAAAATTCCCAATGCTCTTATTTTATCTGATGAGCATAACCATGCTTCCATGATTCAAGGAATAAAGCATTCAAGAGCTGCTTATAAAATTTTTCGCCATAACGATGTAGACCATTTAGAAGAGCTTTTAAAAAATGCTGATGCTAAGGCTGCAAAGATAATTGCTTTTGAATCTGTGTACTCAATGAGTGGGAGCATCGCTCCCATTCGCCACATATGTGACCTCGCCAAAAAATATCAGGCACTTACTTATCTTGATGAAGTACACGCTGTTGGAATGTATGGATTTCAAGGTGGCGGCGTCGCTCAGGAAATGGGCATCGCTGAAAAAATTGATGTCATACAAGGGACATTAGGAAAAGCATTTGGCCTTATGGGCGGTTATATCGCTGCTCGCCATGAGCTTATTGATTTTATCCGAAGTTTTGCCAGCGGATTTATTTTTACAACATCATTGCCCCCGTGCATAGCTAAAGGAGCAAGCGCATCAATAAAAATTATCAAAGAAGAGGCTGGAAAATTGCGCGAACAACATCAAGTGCGCGTTCATCATTTTAGAGAGAGCCTTCGCAAACTTGAGGTACCTTTTGTCGATAACCCTAGTCATATTGTGCCTGTAATTGTTGGTGATGCTAAAAAATGTAAAAACATTACCGATCGACTGCTTAAAGAATTCTCCATTTATGTTCAACCAATTAATTACCCTACCGTTAGAAAAGGCACTGAAAGAATGCGCTTTACCCCTACCGCAGTGCACACCCATGGAATGATTGAAGAATGCGCTCAAGCTTTGGCAACTATTTGGCACGAACTTGGATTGCCGCGCGCTAGAAAATCTCAGTTCACTACACCAAATAAAGAGGGTTACTGTTTAGTGAATTAA
- a CDS encoding hydroxyacid dehydrogenase gives MSTINILVCEPLGEKGLDILKSQTHFKIETALNLTKAQLIEKIAHFDCLLIRSQSDVDKDVIQAGKKLKMIGRAGVGIDNVDIAAAKMHNIAVINTPTGNSISTAEFSFALMIALLRKIVPAHQHVLSDQWQRSQFKGTELAGKTLGIIGLGNVGRLLAIRAQAFSMETQAFDPVLDSSLFEHYRVKKSSLKELLASSDIVSLHCGLNQHTKHLMNQKNISLMKKHAVLINAARGELVDTQALIAALDSGHLSGAAIDVYEEEPPKKNDPLVHHPKILSTPHIAASTNEAQSKISLLLAQQVIAFFSDGHDLTRVV, from the coding sequence ATGAGCACTATAAACATTCTCGTCTGTGAACCCTTAGGGGAAAAAGGCCTTGATATTCTAAAAAGCCAAACGCATTTTAAAATTGAGACGGCTTTAAATTTAACTAAGGCTCAGCTCATAGAAAAAATTGCTCATTTTGATTGTTTGCTCATCCGCAGTCAAAGCGATGTAGACAAAGATGTGATTCAGGCTGGAAAAAAATTAAAAATGATTGGTCGAGCAGGTGTCGGTATCGACAATGTGGATATTGCCGCAGCAAAAATGCACAACATCGCTGTCATAAATACTCCTACGGGCAATAGTATCTCCACTGCGGAATTTAGTTTTGCACTCATGATTGCTTTATTGAGAAAAATAGTTCCCGCTCACCAGCATGTACTCTCAGATCAATGGCAGCGATCACAATTTAAAGGGACAGAACTTGCGGGCAAAACTTTAGGCATCATAGGTCTTGGAAATGTTGGGCGTCTTTTAGCCATAAGGGCTCAAGCTTTTTCTATGGAGACTCAAGCTTTTGATCCCGTGCTGGATTCTTCGCTATTCGAGCACTATAGGGTAAAAAAATCATCGCTCAAAGAATTGCTTGCAAGCAGCGATATTGTATCCCTCCACTGCGGGCTCAACCAGCACACCAAACACCTAATGAACCAAAAAAATATTTCTCTCATGAAAAAACACGCTGTGCTCATCAATGCAGCTCGGGGAGAACTAGTTGATACACAAGCTTTAATCGCAGCACTCGATAGTGGACACCTCTCAGGAGCAGCCATCGATGTTTATGAAGAGGAGCCCCCTAAAAAAAATGATCCACTGGTTCATCATCCAAAAATCCTCAGCACTCCTCACATTGCAGCATCCACCAATGAAGCTCAAAGCAAAATATCACTCCTGCTTGCCCAACAGGTGATCGCATTTTTTTCTGATGGCCACGATTTAACGAGAGTGGTTTAA
- the nagZ gene encoding beta-N-acetylhexosaminidase, which yields MNSIQASELFICGFDGQSLPGDVSSLLQTHTLGGLILFRRNIVDLEQVVDLNAQIINSNLDHPPLICVDQEGGRVARLRGISTDIPPLKQLTSVLLNDPHLSFRLGAMMGRELVAMGFHLDFAPVCDIALEQKDEDIVGDRSFSSDAKIVATLTAQMIKGMQASGLAACAKHFPGHGATIKDSHFTLPYVTTKMNTLHERELVPFKSAIKAQVASIMTAHLILHELDQKFPATMSEVVIDQLLRKQLEFNNVVISDDLDMKAVADHYELREIIEQSLMASVDMFIIGNDWDKSQEAIRLTQELIDTNQHIFKKAVLAQERIKKLRTHYVGKALAPNQEYARKIVRCPPHLDLMEALL from the coding sequence GTGAATTCAATACAAGCAAGTGAGTTATTTATTTGTGGATTTGATGGACAAAGTTTGCCTGGCGATGTTTCTTCACTTTTACAAACTCATACTTTAGGTGGATTAATTTTATTTCGCCGCAACATCGTCGATCTCGAGCAAGTGGTGGATCTCAATGCTCAGATCATCAACAGCAATCTTGACCATCCCCCCCTCATCTGCGTGGATCAAGAAGGTGGCCGAGTAGCACGACTGCGAGGAATATCAACCGACATTCCGCCTTTAAAACAGCTGACTTCTGTTTTATTGAATGATCCGCACTTAAGTTTTCGTCTGGGCGCAATGATGGGTCGAGAACTTGTTGCTATGGGCTTTCATTTAGATTTTGCCCCGGTGTGCGATATTGCACTTGAACAAAAGGATGAAGACATCGTCGGCGATCGATCATTTTCAAGCGATGCCAAAATCGTCGCGACTCTCACCGCTCAAATGATAAAAGGCATGCAGGCTTCAGGGTTAGCTGCCTGCGCTAAGCACTTCCCAGGCCATGGAGCCACCATAAAAGACAGCCACTTTACTCTTCCTTACGTCACAACAAAAATGAATACCCTCCATGAGCGTGAGCTTGTTCCTTTTAAATCAGCGATCAAGGCACAAGTGGCAAGCATCATGACTGCTCATTTGATCCTTCATGAACTTGATCAAAAATTTCCTGCCACCATGAGTGAAGTTGTCATTGATCAACTTTTACGTAAGCAATTGGAATTTAATAATGTGGTTATCTCCGACGATCTCGATATGAAGGCCGTAGCTGATCACTATGAGCTAAGAGAAATTATCGAACAAAGTTTAATGGCATCGGTTGATATGTTTATCATCGGCAATGATTGGGATAAATCACAAGAAGCCATCAGACTGACACAAGAATTAATTGATACCAACCAACATATTTTTAAAAAGGCAGTGCTTGCGCAAGAGCGCATCAAAAAATTAAGAACGCACTATGTTGGTAAAGCCTTAGCACCCAACCAAGAATATGCGCGAAAAATAGTTCGTTGCCCGCCTCATCTTGATTTGATGGAGGCACTGCTATAA
- a CDS encoding ABC transporter permease, translating into MHRLQKRALRHFLLLCGLTLFFLMLMIAIFGPLMLDPDGIKPNLSFHLMSPQAAGRLGYGINGIDVLTWLVYGTRMSLLVALLVTSISISLGIIFGAIAGYFGGSIDAVLMRISDIILAFPGLLLALYLATVMPPSIFSLVFALSASGWVSYARLVRARVYEIKDREYVMAAIALGASTRRVIVQHILPNIMGPIIVQASYGLSAIILAEAGLTFLGLGLPIGTPSWGALLDQGVANLFSSPYLAIFPGICIALSVLAFNFLGDGLRDILDPKSSLH; encoded by the coding sequence ATGCACCGCTTACAAAAAAGAGCGCTCAGACATTTTTTGCTTCTTTGTGGACTCACTTTATTTTTTCTTATGCTGATGATTGCTATTTTTGGTCCTCTCATGCTTGATCCTGATGGTATCAAGCCTAATTTATCATTTCACCTAATGTCCCCTCAGGCAGCAGGTCGTTTGGGATACGGTATTAATGGTATCGATGTTTTAACATGGCTTGTGTATGGTACTCGCATGTCTTTATTGGTCGCACTCTTAGTCACTTCCATATCAATCAGCTTGGGAATTATTTTTGGTGCTATTGCTGGATATTTTGGTGGCAGCATTGATGCTGTGCTTATGCGAATAAGCGATATTATTCTTGCTTTTCCTGGACTTTTACTCGCTCTTTATCTTGCTACTGTGATGCCACCAAGCATTTTTAGTTTGGTATTTGCACTCTCTGCTAGCGGTTGGGTAAGTTACGCTCGACTCGTTCGCGCTCGTGTATACGAGATTAAAGACCGAGAATACGTCATGGCCGCTATAGCACTTGGTGCATCTACGAGGCGCGTCATTGTGCAACACATTTTACCGAACATAATGGGTCCTATCATTGTGCAAGCAAGTTATGGTTTAAGCGCAATTATTTTAGCCGAGGCAGGCCTTACATTTTTAGGTTTGGGTTTGCCCATTGGTACTCCTTCGTGGGGGGCACTTTTGGATCAAGGTGTGGCAAATCTTTTTAGCTCTCCTTACCTGGCAATTTTTCCTGGTATATGCATTGCTTTGAGCGTGCTTGCTTTTAATTTTCTGGGCGATGGACTGAGAGATATTTTGGATCCAAAATCATCGCTTCATTAA